In Streptobacillus felis, a single genomic region encodes these proteins:
- a CDS encoding ABC transporter ATP-binding protein: MIKLEVKDLSVEFDGKTIVEDINFHVDSGELVSVIGLSGSGKTTIFNAVAGIIPVKSGKIILNNEDVTGKNGKMSYMLQKDLLLPFKNVLENISLPLIIKGINKKEAFEKVKKNLGTFGLDGLEYKYPKELSGGQRQRVAFLRTYMFSDDMNLLDEPFSALDLITKASIHKWYMDIRKKLKLTTLLITHDIDEAILLSNRIYVLNIFEGVGKISKEIIIDLDNRDNTTIEFIEFKKKILSELGKM, encoded by the coding sequence AAAGTTAGAAGTTAAAGATTTAAGTGTAGAATTTGATGGTAAAACTATAGTTGAAGATATTAACTTCCATGTAGATAGCGGAGAACTAGTTAGTGTTATAGGACTGTCTGGAAGTGGTAAAACAACTATATTTAATGCAGTAGCAGGAATAATACCTGTTAAAAGTGGTAAAATAATATTAAATAATGAAGATGTTACTGGTAAAAATGGTAAAATGAGCTATATGTTGCAAAAAGATTTATTACTACCATTTAAAAATGTACTTGAAAATATTTCTTTGCCTTTAATAATTAAAGGTATAAATAAAAAAGAGGCATTTGAAAAAGTAAAAAAAAATTTGGGAACTTTTGGTTTAGATGGATTAGAATATAAATATCCTAAGGAATTATCGGGAGGACAAAGACAAAGAGTTGCTTTTTTAAGAACGTATATGTTTTCAGATGATATGAATTTACTCGATGAACCTTTTTCTGCACTAGATTTAATAACTAAGGCTAGTATACATAAATGGTATATGGATATTAGAAAAAAATTAAAATTAACAACTTTATTAATAACTCATGATATAGACGAAGCTATTTTATTATCTAATAGAATATATGTATTAAATATATTTGAAGGTGTAGGTAAAATTTCTAAAGAGATAATTATTGATTTAGATAATAGAGATAATACAACTATAGAATTTATAGAATTTAAGAAAAAAATATTGTCAGAATTAGGCAAAATGTAG